Proteins encoded by one window of Streptomyces uncialis:
- a CDS encoding YVTN family beta-propeller repeat protein, which yields MMTRTRPAVCPGSDGAPLPSGRPSASPPPRPRGGGAVRINEEFPVACHSRLSPCRPEAVPSRRRTDGRRRLPCPLTASAASAPVRAAAPPVYAYTADINAGSGSVIDTATNAFTATVPVGNAPQSVTLSPDGTRVYTANYLDDTVSVIDTATNTVTDTVSVGRSPASVKVSPDNSRLYAVNYIGDSVSVIDTATNTVTATVPVGNAPQSVAVSPDGTRAYTADSDANQVSVIDTATNTVTGTVSVGRSPASVVVSPDSSTVYAANSYGDSLSVIDTATHTVTGTIPTGNLPRSVTLSRDGPAPTPPTSSTTRCR from the coding sequence ATGATGACGCGTACCCGCCCAGCCGTATGTCCGGGCTCGGACGGGGCCCCGTTGCCGTCCGGCCGACCATCCGCGTCGCCACCGCCCAGGCCCCGGGGCGGTGGGGCCGTCCGTATCAACGAGGAGTTCCCTGTTGCCTGCCACTCCCGTCTCAGCCCCTGCCGTCCGGAAGCTGTCCCGTCTCGCCGTCGTACTGACGGTCGCCGCAGGCTGCCTTGCCCCCTGACAGCGTCCGCCGCGTCGGCCCCGGTGCGGGCCGCCGCGCCGCCGGTGTACGCCTACACGGCCGATATCAACGCTGGTTCGGGGTCGGTGATCGATACGGCCACGAACGCGTTCACCGCCACCGTCCCGGTCGGGAACGCACCCCAGTCGGTCACCCTGTCCCCGGACGGGACCCGTGTCTACACCGCCAACTACCTGGACGACACGGTGTCGGTGATCGACACCGCCACGAACACCGTCACCGACACGGTCTCCGTCGGCAGGAGCCCGGCATCGGTGAAGGTCTCGCCGGACAACTCCCGCCTGTACGCCGTCAACTACATCGGTGATTCGGTGTCGGTGATCGACACCGCGACGAACACCGTCACCGCCACCGTCCCGGTCGGGAACGCACCCCAGTCGGTCGCGGTGTCCCCGGACGGGACCCGCGCCTACACCGCCGACTCCGACGCCAACCAGGTGTCGGTGATCGACACCGCCACGAACACCGTCACCGGCACGGTCTCCGTCGGCAGGAGCCCGGCATCGGTGGTGGTGTCCCCGGACAGCTCCACCGTGTACGCCGCCAACTCCTACGGCGACTCGCTGTCGGTGATCGACACGGCGACCCATACCGTCACCGGCACGATCCCGACCGGGAATCTGCCCCGCTCGGTGACCTTGTCCCGGGACGGGCCCGCGCCTACACCGCCAACCTCGTCGACGACACGGTGTCGGTGA
- a CDS encoding glycosyltransferase produces MLTSVFIAAVSLALFWMAAFTLWWQMHAWRTPETLAATSFGRPEGEAGLSFSLLLPARHEQAVLDHTIQRLLESGHTDFEIIVIVGHDDPDTTEVARRAEERDPRVRVVVDTHEAKNKPKALNTALPTCRGDIVGVFDAEDQVHPELLTHVDHAFRATGADVVQGGVQLINFHSSWYSLRNCLEYFFWFRSRLHLHAQKGFIPLGGNTVFVRTTVLREAGGWDPECLAEDCDLGVRLSSVGKKVVVAYDSDMVTREETPGTLMSLLKQRTRWNQGFLQVYRKKDWKQLPTAGQRMLARYTLMTPFLQAFSGVVIPVNAAVAIFLDVPVGIAFLTFLPAVTALVTFVFEVVGLHDFGKQYGLRVRVTHYIKLIVGGPFYQVLLAGAAIRAVWREQRGRHDWELTSHVGAHLATGPATDPRHADPREDAHA; encoded by the coding sequence TTGCTCACGTCCGTGTTCATCGCCGCCGTTTCGCTGGCGCTGTTCTGGATGGCGGCGTTCACGCTCTGGTGGCAGATGCACGCGTGGCGCACCCCGGAGACGCTCGCCGCCACCAGCTTCGGCAGGCCCGAGGGCGAGGCCGGACTGTCGTTCTCGCTGCTGCTGCCGGCCCGCCATGAACAGGCGGTGCTCGACCACACCATCCAGCGGTTGCTGGAGTCCGGGCACACCGACTTCGAGATCATCGTCATCGTCGGCCACGACGACCCGGACACCACCGAGGTCGCCCGCCGAGCCGAGGAACGCGACCCGCGGGTCCGGGTCGTCGTCGACACCCATGAGGCCAAGAACAAGCCCAAGGCGCTGAACACCGCGCTGCCGACGTGCCGGGGCGACATCGTCGGGGTCTTCGACGCCGAGGACCAGGTCCACCCCGAACTGCTCACCCATGTCGACCACGCGTTCCGCGCGACCGGCGCGGACGTCGTGCAGGGCGGTGTGCAGCTCATCAACTTCCATTCGAGCTGGTACAGCCTGCGCAACTGCCTGGAGTACTTCTTCTGGTTCCGCTCCCGGCTGCATCTGCACGCCCAGAAGGGGTTCATCCCGCTCGGCGGGAACACCGTCTTCGTCCGCACCACCGTGCTGCGCGAAGCGGGCGGCTGGGACCCCGAATGCCTCGCCGAGGACTGCGACCTCGGGGTACGGCTCTCCAGCGTCGGCAAGAAGGTCGTCGTCGCCTACGACTCCGACATGGTCACCCGTGAGGAGACCCCCGGCACCCTGATGTCGCTGCTGAAGCAGCGCACCCGCTGGAACCAGGGATTCCTCCAGGTCTACCGGAAGAAGGACTGGAAGCAGCTCCCCACCGCCGGTCAGCGCATGCTCGCCCGCTACACCCTGATGACGCCGTTCCTCCAGGCGTTCTCCGGGGTCGTCATCCCCGTCAACGCGGCCGTCGCGATCTTCCTCGACGTGCCCGTCGGGATCGCGTTCCTCACCTTCCTGCCCGCCGTGACCGCCCTGGTCACCTTTGTCTTCGAGGTCGTCGGACTCCACGACTTCGGCAAGCAGTACGGGCTGCGGGTCCGCGTCACGCACTACATCAAGCTCATCGTCGGCGGGCCGTTCTACCAGGTCCTCCTCGCGGGCGCCGCGATCCGCGCGGTCTGGCGCGAGCAGCGCGGCCGTCACGACTGGGAGCTGACCAGCCATGTCGGCGCCCATCTCGCGACCGGCCCGGCCACCGACCCCCGCCACGCCGATCCCCGAGAGGACGCCCACGCGTGA
- a CDS encoding SpoIIE family protein phosphatase — protein MFEFESFEEADVAAALLTGPRYRLVQRNRAFRELFGLWRNGQEAGVALAGAGLRPVLRALHRAGTDRSPALLDAAGVTAHGPPGHRFWAVSCLPVTSRHGPSVLLLALKVPQEPGSTAVVATASAEHGADLARYEALHSAVPQVVWRMTPQGEVSALVGSLGDTGGGLWHPRQPGPAWMDAVHPKDRDWFAGQWAATARGDALLDAVARIRQAGDPVRYRHIRIIAVPVLRHGELREWIGTVADAEDQWRQQTRDRLLKRASAAASAHDLREAFATTAHAVVPDLVDAFVVFQLRYPEHARPGTEALHATRARRALAPGVPPLPPLADDFTLGPLAKTVVDSRRTKLVTFPPGEPPRALVSGPSADWMAQARATSLAIVPVVLDEQTVALAAAATCLGNPPPDEAELGLLEEVLRSVRDPLRRTLELQSVRHTALVLQRSFLTTPPPVDGAELAAVYQPASTTAEIGGDWYDAIVLPDGAIALSIGDVAGHDLDAATQMTKASSMLRALAYADGPAGPAHTLSRLDHVLQGVSTAPLITALHLVLRPTANHAWSVTLSNAGHPPPLLIPAHGPPNYLHGSPAPDPPLCVAPDVKRRHSTHELTDGDTLLLYTDGLVEVAGADISDGLRHLADQATLARDPDLPLTELVNTLLPPPHDRADDIAVLAFRADSRSPPPQDRNPTKSPPHAESGAGPAR, from the coding sequence ATGTTCGAGTTCGAGAGCTTCGAGGAGGCTGACGTCGCCGCCGCGCTCCTGACCGGCCCCCGGTACCGGCTGGTGCAGCGCAACCGGGCCTTTCGGGAACTGTTCGGTCTCTGGCGCAACGGTCAGGAGGCCGGTGTCGCCCTGGCCGGCGCCGGGCTGCGCCCGGTGCTGCGGGCACTGCACCGGGCCGGGACCGACCGCTCCCCGGCGCTGCTCGACGCGGCCGGGGTCACGGCCCACGGGCCGCCGGGGCATCGTTTCTGGGCGGTGAGCTGCCTGCCGGTGACCTCCCGGCACGGGCCGTCCGTACTGCTGCTCGCGCTCAAGGTGCCGCAGGAGCCGGGCAGCACCGCCGTGGTCGCGACGGCCTCAGCGGAGCACGGCGCGGACCTGGCCCGGTACGAGGCCCTGCACTCCGCCGTGCCGCAGGTGGTCTGGCGGATGACCCCGCAGGGCGAGGTCTCGGCCCTGGTGGGAAGCCTCGGGGACACCGGGGGCGGCCTGTGGCACCCCCGTCAGCCCGGTCCCGCCTGGATGGACGCCGTCCACCCCAAGGACCGCGACTGGTTCGCCGGGCAGTGGGCCGCCACGGCCCGCGGCGACGCACTCCTCGACGCCGTGGCGCGGATCCGGCAGGCCGGGGACCCCGTCCGCTACCGGCACATAAGGATCATCGCCGTGCCCGTCCTGCGCCACGGCGAGCTCCGCGAGTGGATCGGCACCGTGGCGGACGCCGAGGACCAGTGGCGCCAGCAGACCCGGGACCGTCTCCTCAAGCGCGCCTCGGCAGCCGCCTCCGCCCATGACCTGCGCGAAGCGTTCGCCACCACCGCCCATGCCGTGGTCCCCGATCTCGTCGACGCCTTCGTCGTCTTCCAACTGAGGTACCCCGAACACGCCCGGCCCGGAACCGAAGCCCTCCACGCCACCAGGGCGCGCAGGGCGCTCGCCCCCGGCGTACCGCCCCTCCCGCCGCTCGCCGACGACTTCACGCTCGGCCCGCTGGCAAAGACCGTGGTCGACAGCCGGCGGACGAAGCTGGTGACCTTCCCACCCGGCGAACCGCCCAGAGCCCTGGTGTCAGGGCCGTCCGCCGACTGGATGGCCCAGGCCCGCGCCACCAGCCTGGCCATCGTGCCCGTCGTCCTCGACGAACAGACCGTGGCGCTGGCCGCGGCCGCCACCTGCCTCGGCAACCCGCCGCCCGACGAAGCCGAACTCGGCCTGCTCGAAGAAGTCCTCCGCAGCGTCCGCGACCCGTTGCGCCGCACCCTGGAACTCCAGAGCGTCCGCCACACCGCCCTGGTCCTCCAGCGGTCCTTCCTCACCACCCCGCCCCCCGTCGACGGCGCGGAACTGGCCGCCGTCTACCAGCCCGCCAGCACGACGGCGGAGATCGGCGGCGACTGGTACGACGCGATCGTCCTCCCGGACGGCGCCATCGCCCTCTCCATCGGCGACGTCGCCGGACACGACCTCGACGCGGCGACCCAGATGACCAAGGCCAGCAGCATGCTCAGAGCACTGGCCTACGCAGACGGCCCGGCCGGACCCGCACACACACTCAGCCGCCTCGACCACGTACTGCAAGGCGTCAGCACCGCCCCTCTCATCACCGCCCTGCACCTCGTGCTCCGCCCCACCGCGAACCACGCCTGGAGCGTCACCCTGTCCAACGCGGGACACCCCCCACCACTCCTGATCCCGGCCCACGGCCCGCCGAACTACCTGCACGGCTCGCCCGCACCGGATCCGCCCCTGTGCGTCGCACCGGATGTGAAGCGCCGGCACTCGACCCACGAACTCACCGACGGCGACACCCTGCTGCTCTACACCGACGGACTGGTCGAAGTGGCAGGCGCCGACATCTCCGACGGCCTGCGACACCTCGCCGACCAGGCCACCCTCGCCCGCGACCCCGACCTACCCCTCACCGAACTCGTCAACACGCTGCTCCCCCCGCCCCACGACCGAGCCGACGACATCGCCGTCCTCGCGTTCCGCGCCGACAGCCGATCCCCACCACCGCAGGACCGGAACCCCACGAAGAGCCCACCCCACGCTGAAAGCGGCGCCGGACCGGCACGGTAG
- a CDS encoding ArnT family glycosyltransferase — translation MTSTLTAVDTAPVPARRLRAPRRPVMTYRPVVRFRSSRTDLAVCAALLALIVLVQGWNIAQYPSFSDDEGTYLAQAWAVQQGEGLAHYTYWYDHPPVGWLQIAALTWLPAQIAPESMTVGVMRLAMLLISAASSVLLYVLARRLWLPRWSAALAMALFGLSPLSVILQRQMYLDNIAVLWILLAFCLAASPSRHLWHHFAAGIAAAIGVLSKETMLLLLPALMFTMWRYSHRDTRKFAFTGAITACALIGLSYPLFALLKGELLPGPGHVSLWDGITYQMSRPGSGFILDEGSGSHGVLRSWLYYDRVLPVGGLAGALLLLVTYPWSVTARALAGPAASVAILALVAMRPSGYLPAMYVVQALPFLALVLAGGAASVAHALLRTWRRPGEKQGVRGLRLTTAAVLTASAVAFVLPRWYEGNRIALTTDANAPYRQAAHWMANEVPDPARTRVLVDDALWLDLVHAGYQPGLGAVWFYKADLDPAVTKTMPRGWRDLDYVVSSPTVRRDAVNLPNVKAALEHSALVKVFGAGEDRVEIRKIAGGTR, via the coding sequence GTGACCTCCACCCTCACCGCGGTGGACACTGCCCCTGTCCCCGCGCGACGCCTGCGCGCGCCCCGGCGCCCCGTCATGACCTACCGGCCCGTCGTCCGGTTCCGGAGTTCACGCACCGACCTCGCCGTGTGCGCGGCGCTGCTGGCGCTGATCGTCCTGGTCCAGGGCTGGAACATCGCCCAGTACCCGTCGTTCAGCGACGACGAGGGCACCTATCTCGCGCAGGCGTGGGCCGTCCAGCAGGGCGAGGGCCTCGCCCACTACACCTACTGGTACGACCATCCGCCCGTCGGCTGGCTCCAGATAGCCGCGCTGACCTGGCTGCCCGCGCAGATCGCCCCCGAGTCGATGACCGTCGGCGTGATGCGGCTCGCGATGCTCCTGATCAGCGCCGCCAGCTCCGTCCTGCTGTACGTCCTCGCCCGCCGACTGTGGCTGCCGCGCTGGTCCGCCGCGCTCGCGATGGCGCTGTTCGGGCTGTCCCCGCTGTCCGTGATCCTCCAGCGGCAGATGTACCTCGACAACATCGCCGTCCTGTGGATACTCCTCGCGTTCTGTCTCGCCGCGTCCCCCAGCCGCCATCTGTGGCACCACTTCGCCGCCGGGATCGCCGCCGCGATCGGCGTGCTCAGCAAGGAGACGATGCTCCTGCTGCTGCCCGCGCTGATGTTCACCATGTGGCGCTACAGCCACCGCGACACCCGTAAGTTCGCCTTCACCGGCGCCATCACCGCGTGCGCCCTGATCGGCCTGTCGTACCCGCTGTTCGCCCTGCTGAAGGGCGAGTTGCTGCCCGGTCCGGGCCATGTCTCCCTCTGGGACGGCATCACCTACCAGATGAGCCGCCCCGGCTCCGGCTTCATCCTCGACGAGGGCTCCGGCTCGCACGGCGTCCTGCGGTCCTGGCTCTACTACGACCGCGTCCTGCCGGTCGGCGGACTCGCGGGCGCGCTGCTGCTGCTCGTCACCTACCCCTGGTCGGTCACCGCCCGGGCCCTCGCCGGACCCGCCGCGTCCGTCGCGATCCTCGCCCTGGTCGCCATGCGGCCCTCCGGCTACCTCCCCGCCATGTACGTCGTCCAGGCCCTGCCGTTCCTGGCCCTGGTGCTCGCCGGGGGCGCGGCGAGCGTCGCCCACGCGCTGCTGCGCACCTGGCGCCGCCCCGGCGAGAAGCAGGGCGTACGGGGACTGCGGCTCACCACCGCCGCCGTGCTCACCGCGTCCGCCGTCGCGTTCGTCCTCCCGCGCTGGTACGAGGGCAACCGCATCGCCCTCACCACCGACGCCAACGCCCCCTACCGGCAGGCCGCGCACTGGATGGCGAACGAGGTCCCCGACCCCGCCCGCACCCGCGTCCTCGTGGACGACGCGCTGTGGCTGGATCTTGTGCACGCCGGATACCAACCGGGCCTGGGAGCCGTCTGGTTCTACAAAGCGGATCTCGACCCGGCCGTGACGAAGACGATGCCGCGCGGCTGGCGGGACCTCGACTACGTCGTGTCGTCCCCGACGGTACGGCGGGACGCGGTGAACCTGCCCAACGTGAAAGCGGCGCTGGAGCACTCCGCACTCGTCAAGGTCTTCGGCGCGGGCGAGGACCGTGTCGAGATCCGGAAGATCGCGGGAGGCACACGATGA
- a CDS encoding thioredoxin domain-containing protein, whose protein sequence is MNRLADEQSPYLLQHVSNPVDWWPWTTEAFEEARRRDVPVLLSVGYSACHWCHVMAHESFEDEATAALLNEHFVSVKVDREERPDVDAVYMEAVQAATGQGGWPMTVFLTPDAEPFYFGTYFPPEPRHGMPSFRQVLDGVRQAWEGRRGEVAEVAAKIARDLGEREIGLGDGERPGEQEQAQALLGLTREYDERYGGFGGAPKFPPSMVLEFLLRHHARTGAEGALQMALDTAERMARGGIYDQLGGGFARYSVDREWVVPHFEKMLYDNALLCRVYAHLWRSTGSESARRVALETADFMVRELGTEHGAFASALDADSEDAEGRHVEGAYYVWTPAELREVLGEQDAELAATYYGVTEEGTFEEGASVLQLPLTETVVDAERVASVRERLLDARSRRPAPARDDKVVAAWNGLAIAALAETGAYFDRPDLVEAAVRAADVLVRLHMDDAARLLRTSKDGRPGSNAGVLEDYADVAEGFLTLASVTGEGVWLEFAGFLLDHVLARFTGEGGALYDTASDAEQLIRRPQDPTDNATPSGWTAAAGALLSYAAQTGSEPHRTAAERALGVVKALGPKVPRFVGWGLAVAEAALDGPREVAVVGAEGDPLRELLHRTALLGTAPGAVVAVGEPVPSAPEPATTSGPESATEPAPPATEPEPPTTSEPGPAPGPAPESAPTPSGTAQGVAEGPKPPSRKRVDVREVELPLLADRVLVRGRAAAYVCRDFTCDAPTTDPTLLADALGVRVDVNDGDIRST, encoded by the coding sequence ATGAACCGACTGGCCGACGAGCAGTCGCCCTACCTGCTCCAGCACGTCTCCAATCCGGTGGACTGGTGGCCCTGGACGACGGAGGCTTTCGAGGAAGCCCGGCGGCGTGATGTACCCGTACTGCTGTCGGTCGGCTACTCCGCGTGCCACTGGTGCCATGTGATGGCGCACGAGTCGTTCGAGGACGAGGCCACCGCCGCGCTGCTCAACGAGCACTTCGTGAGTGTGAAGGTGGACCGGGAGGAGCGCCCGGACGTCGACGCCGTCTATATGGAGGCGGTGCAGGCCGCGACCGGGCAGGGCGGCTGGCCGATGACCGTGTTCCTGACGCCGGACGCGGAGCCGTTCTACTTCGGTACGTACTTCCCGCCCGAGCCCCGGCACGGCATGCCGTCGTTCCGGCAGGTGCTCGACGGGGTGCGCCAGGCGTGGGAGGGCAGGCGCGGTGAGGTCGCCGAGGTCGCCGCGAAGATCGCCCGGGACCTCGGGGAACGCGAGATCGGGCTCGGCGACGGCGAGCGGCCCGGGGAGCAGGAGCAGGCGCAGGCCCTGCTGGGGCTGACCCGGGAGTACGACGAGCGGTACGGCGGATTCGGGGGCGCCCCGAAGTTCCCGCCGTCCATGGTGCTGGAGTTCCTGCTGCGCCATCACGCCCGCACCGGCGCGGAGGGCGCGCTCCAGATGGCGCTCGACACCGCCGAGCGGATGGCGCGCGGCGGGATCTACGACCAGCTCGGCGGCGGCTTCGCCCGCTACTCCGTGGACCGCGAGTGGGTCGTCCCCCACTTCGAGAAGATGCTGTACGACAACGCACTGCTGTGCCGTGTGTACGCCCATCTGTGGCGGTCCACCGGCTCGGAGTCGGCCCGGCGGGTCGCCCTGGAGACCGCCGACTTCATGGTCCGCGAACTGGGCACCGAACACGGCGCGTTCGCCTCCGCGCTCGACGCGGACAGCGAGGACGCCGAGGGCCGGCACGTCGAGGGCGCCTACTACGTATGGACCCCCGCCGAACTCCGCGAGGTGCTCGGGGAGCAGGACGCCGAGCTCGCCGCCACGTACTACGGCGTCACCGAGGAGGGCACCTTCGAGGAAGGCGCGTCCGTCCTGCAACTGCCCCTCACCGAGACGGTGGTCGACGCCGAGCGCGTCGCCTCCGTACGGGAGCGGCTGCTCGACGCCCGCTCGCGGCGCCCCGCCCCCGCCCGTGACGACAAGGTGGTCGCCGCCTGGAACGGGCTCGCCATCGCCGCGCTCGCGGAGACCGGCGCCTACTTCGACCGCCCCGACCTGGTGGAGGCCGCGGTCCGCGCGGCCGATGTCCTCGTACGGCTGCACATGGACGACGCGGCGCGGCTGCTGCGCACCTCCAAGGACGGCCGGCCCGGCTCCAACGCGGGTGTCCTGGAGGACTACGCCGATGTCGCCGAAGGGTTCCTCACGCTGGCGTCGGTGACCGGCGAAGGTGTGTGGCTGGAATTCGCGGGCTTCCTGCTGGACCATGTGCTCGCCCGGTTCACGGGGGAGGGCGGCGCGCTGTACGACACCGCGTCGGACGCCGAGCAGCTGATCCGGCGCCCCCAGGACCCCACCGACAACGCCACGCCCTCGGGCTGGACCGCGGCGGCCGGTGCCCTGCTGTCGTACGCGGCGCAGACCGGCTCCGAACCGCACCGCACCGCCGCCGAACGGGCCCTCGGGGTCGTCAAGGCGCTCGGTCCGAAGGTGCCCCGGTTCGTCGGCTGGGGCCTCGCCGTCGCGGAAGCCGCGCTCGACGGGCCGCGCGAGGTGGCCGTGGTCGGCGCGGAGGGTGATCCGCTGCGGGAGCTGCTGCACCGTACGGCGCTGCTCGGCACCGCACCCGGCGCCGTCGTCGCGGTCGGCGAGCCCGTACCGTCCGCACCCGAGCCCGCAACCACGTCCGGGCCCGAGTCCGCGACCGAGCCCGCACCGCCCGCAACCGAGCCCGAGCCCCCGACCACGTCCGAGCCCGGACCCGCACCCGGACCCGCACCCGAGTCCGCCCCCACCCCCAGCGGGACCGCTCAAGGTGTCGCCGAAGGCCCGAAACCCCCTTCCCGTAAGCGTGTTGATGTGCGCGAGGTCGAACTCCCGCTGCTCGCCGATCGGGTACTGGTGCGGGGGCGTGCGGCGGCGTACGTCTGCCGGGACTTCACTTGTGACGCGCCCACCACCGATCCCACCCTTCTCGCGGACGCGCTCGGGGTACGTGTAGACGTCAACGACGGTGATATTCGGTCAACTTGA
- the trxA gene encoding thioredoxin TrxA — translation MSGTVTELTDHSFEERVLRAEGPVLVEFWAEWCGPCKILAPILDEIAAEYTGRLTVAKLNIDQNPATAPQYDVRAIPALLVFKNGIVTATKAGAMSKSQLTEFIDANL, via the coding sequence ATGAGCGGTACCGTCACCGAACTGACCGACCATTCCTTCGAGGAGCGCGTGCTGCGGGCCGAAGGGCCCGTGCTGGTCGAGTTCTGGGCCGAATGGTGCGGGCCGTGCAAGATACTGGCGCCCATCCTCGACGAGATCGCCGCCGAGTACACCGGCAGGCTCACCGTCGCCAAGCTGAACATCGACCAGAATCCGGCCACCGCACCTCAGTACGACGTGAGGGCCATCCCGGCCCTTCTCGTCTTCAAGAACGGCATCGTGACCGCGACCAAGGCCGGCGCCATGTCGAAGTCCCAGCTCACAGAGTTCATCGACGCGAACCTCTGA